A window of Malania oleifera isolate guangnan ecotype guangnan chromosome 2, ASM2987363v1, whole genome shotgun sequence genomic DNA:
AGAAATGCTttcatgtgctatactttaactgatttatacctcatgctcccggtgcatgtccaactcaaaCCTGTACCAGGAcaatgtgtgaagcgcaaccatcgatgccctcaagtcgtccctccatctgtataagatgaaatctaagttcccaaatgcaagactactacatattacgaattagtattcgtaatagTTATTGAGTGAATATATAGAGATAGATAAAATAGGTACTAACCGATATGCGAGCGGGAGAGGATCAACCGGACGACCGTCCTGACCCCTCTCAATCTGCaggaaacctcgccgcgtagGCGCGAATGAATAaaatctctcccaagcccaaacctggagtaagcgaggggggcccgcaatctgtgtcttcgagtggtgcgTGGCGCGACACATCTCCTTGTACAACCACGCCAAAGTGGCGGACcccccaactgtacgagtgacACGCTCCGAAGTCCTCAAGAAGTGGAAGGAACATAAGATGCACATAACTGCCGGAAACATCCGAGAAgatcaccccacaaatcaaacgcaacaagtgggctcgtgcgtggcatgctatTGTCTGAACATCTGCATGTACCGGGAGCTCACGAAACGCATCCCCCTCAAGGAACTGCATACGGATacgtgcaccaaccaactcgctgtcaggCAGAACAACGcctaacaaacgctcgcacaTAGTACGCAAGGCGAGTCGACCCTGACAgtctgtaggtccctccactggtccGGCAGTGCGACCAATGACAGCTCACCCATCAATCGGCAACTCGAACAAAACAGCTACGTCCTGTAATGTGACGGTGGCCTCaccatgaggtaggtggaacgtgtgcgtctcaggtctccatcgctccaccaatgaTGTGACAAGATGTCAATCAAGCTGGATATGAGCAATTTGATAAATTCCATAAAACCCCGCATCGCGTATCAGCTGGACAATGCGGGGGTCTGCCTCTAACCAACGCTTGGCAAACTGCGTGCCCCCTCGGCAGCACAGGGGCTCCGCATGCCCCTCAGCCCACGCTCGGCTGGCCCTGTGATGATCGCCCATCGTCAAGACGCTCGGATCGGACGGCCCTTGATCAATCTTGGAAATGCATCGTTGCATcagaataaatataaataaaaaagaaacggTGTGAAATAGTATAAAACTGCATACGAAATCAACGCAACGGTCCCGCTGCATCGCCCgagtgggtccttctcggacaccttgtgcgattatgcccttcttgatgacatatactgcacgtgctccttttcctaccttccctagcatccatctcattgtgtatacgggagctccttggatgacctttatgtcgagcataagctggatttgcctgtatagtTGGCAAAGATGATGCTGGCCAGTACGCCTCGTGCATAATTGGTTGAAAATCAGCcgcatatgtcgcataatgttcggcggtggtccaacaaggctcaacgtactgcatggcgttgagtcgtgtctccgcacatgcagcgagaaggtgggatCATGGAAAGTGTaaggcttgccacttcccacacgagcaGCCGTGCAAATCCTGAATGCGAAGCGTTTGCACGTTATTTCCTTTATAAGGTCCCAAATGCGtagtcgtgatgctaaaagtacctctagaccggttgaacgtcgtcacgcgatgtccggtcgccttcaacttccttctttccatcgcaaaCAATGTATGAGGAGTTAATGCATTTCCTCctgatattgcattacgagcagcctcacatcggctattgaaataatgtgcaacgcgataaaatgtcaattgcacaagggcagtgattgggaggctacgagcgtCCTTAAGGACGGCAttgaaacattcgacgaggtttgtcgtcatgttcccataccttctgcccccgtcgtggcactgagtccacatatgaggagcgaTTTGATCGAAGAACGTCTTTGCAGGTTCCCCACCCTTATCGAAGatcttctccatccacatgttaaactttctgacctgatgctcccttcccacgcgctcagccattcgctttaGATTGacattgtgcactttcgtgctgaagttgcttacaacgtgtcgaaggcagaatcggtggtgcgcaagcggtggctgccaatcgggattgtgagacactgcagcgatgatccctggatgcctatctgatataaggcaaatatCATCTctatcggtaatggaacgaagacaacacagaaaccaattccatgtgtccaaactttcctcttacacaatagcgaatgcaagggggaATATTTGtctatttgcatccgggcacgtcgcaataaggagttttcccttgtacttaccgtacaagtgtgtcccatctatacagatcacaggaggacagtggggaaaaccctgaatagatgttGCGAACGCCCAAAAGATTGATACAAATGTTACGGTCTGATCACTGCCGGGTATAGGGTTCCACCTCCACTTTACGacagtaccaggattataagtgcacattgcttccatccacctaggcaacgtctgataagacttctcccaatcgccgaatacttgggcaattgccttctgtttgcctaaccaaattttcttatatgagatggaatagccataacgacgatctatgaattctttcaatgtagcgattgaggtcgacgcatcaccccttatcatattcacaaccTCACTAGCAATAAGGGTCGACGTGATTTGGCTATGGTCTTGCGAGAGGAGTTCATTCAAGTATGTCGATGTTTCTGACGATACATCGCACGCAGTCTCCAACTGcattcagagttcttacacctaacaacccataataaTGAGGTCGACTACAGGACGtagaagtcatggtgcgttcgagcgtggtatattcgcacagtagctatcaattgatctttcgacCTGAATAGCATCCCTTGACTcagttctgatgattcatcccaacgagttactCGTATAGGAAGCTCGTCACCATAGGATAAATCTGCAGCctctacgtcaattacaccatacataggaggttcgtccatgaaaTCTGCCGTATCCGTTCCATCGTTCGATTGACGGGGGGGTGGGTCaacatcatcggggaactcgttcgtcctttcaccaatttcctcctcgtacgtgtcatcttgtaaatgaacatcgttcgtgatgttcatcccctcgtccagcgcgttgttcgctattgcgaacaacgatcctggttGTTCTGCTGAAACATCTTCGCAAACACCATGAAAATTCGTATGGATAGTAGTTCCTTTATACGTCTGTGCCTCGAATGACGATCgtggacattcgttcatatccacaacaggcatcccaccaacatctacatcttcttcctccgcttcaaccacgtGCTCAATAGACGTTCCCGGCTGCCCATATGCGGCAACACCCATCTGAGGAATGAGTTCAACATACagttgcacagtcaaatatgccgtccctacgcagtgtgcatccaacaccatgcgcaaaccgtaatcactagttacgggaacaacctcatagaagattgtatcatgatgccccttaATCGGGTATCTTGCGGTTAGCCGCAATGCATTTTGATTTGGATTAATTtgcaaatacttgtatatcttcgaatgcaatttagttaatttacacctatgaccaattctaataggttgaactggcggaatactataactaacactgGTTTGGCcggttataatgttaccccccatgtacaacaatacTGGAACCGaaatactgcttgaacttcctaccatctagattgacgcccggtaaatataaaagacctacgcaaaacaataattttatgtataagtcgtatgctaagtgaatagtgaaaaaaaattattttcaatacattAATGTGCACATTATATTCTCTAAATGGGTTAGGGTACACTCATGTAATTATATGGGTCATAAATGGGTGACCCATTTAGACCTAAAAATTAAATGGATAAAATGGGTCTACCCACTTAAACCATCAGCCCATTTAAATTTTCAACTTAATCatttataatagtattttatttaatgtATCACATTTAAAACTATACTACGAGCAAGTAACTAGTATAATAATTAAAATCTCTACGTGCATAACATAATTATGGATTGTTCAATTCGAACATTTATATAATTACATAAAGAATTATTAACGTAGTTTGACTTGGTTCGATTTTCAAactaattaatatgcatgcatattcataattgcataattcATTCAGTTTAGATATGCCTGTAATTATGTTGATTTTTAATTCTAGTATTGGTTATACCtattatttgtaattaaattacataattaaataattaacattataatattaaaatctccggtgcatgattttataattatggaccattaaaatataatatatgcatAATTACACAATTATGTGTATGCATGTAATTTTATTTGGTacgatttttcaaaaaaaaaaaactaataagcaTGCATGAACATACATTACATATTTGGTTCAGCTTAGATATGCTTAAAATTATGTAGatatgtaattttatttttaactaCACCTATCAATTGAAAGTAAACTATAATTACGTAATTAATACCGTTATTCGGAAATCTCtgtacataattttataattatggacAATTCAGTACAACTATATTCATAATTACGCAATTATAAATGTACACAATTGGTTTGGTTCATATGCATGCAACATGCATGTACGTAATTACATAATTGGTATGGTTTAGATATGTCCATAATTATGTaggtatataattataatattggCTACACCGAGCTATCATTAATCAATTAAACTACATAATCACGTAATTAACattataatttgaaaatatatgtaccTAATTTTTTAATTCTGAACAATTAAATCTGAATATGTACGTAATTATCTAATTGGTTTGATTTAGATAAGCATAATTAATAGTTTGGTTCAATTATCCAAACCATCTAACATGCTTGCATGTACGTAATTATATAATTGGTTCGATTTAGATACGTCAAAAATATGTAGGTATGTAATTATAGTAGTAGGTACATATCATTAGAAATTAAATTACGTACATAACTACATAATTAACATTATTATTTAGAAATCTAACCACATACATAACTACATAATTAACACTATTATTTAGAAATCtatgtacataattttgtaatatgaacaATTTGGTCTCAATATGTACGTAACTACacaactatataaatatatatatgtacgaaTTGGTTTGATTCAGTTTTCCAaactatttttttcataaaaaaaaaagaatttatgtttagaaaGAAGAGAAGCTACAATGTGCAGGGACAAGAAGTCCACtataaaaagagagaaaaaaaaaaacaaaaaaaacaaaaaaacacaagATCCCAAAAAAGAACTAAACAAAATCAACTGAGAAACCCCCTTTTCAAAACCTTACCATCAGAATTTACTGAGCTCTTCAAATTTGCTAACCCTCTTTGACCTTTCACCTTTCAACTTTTACCACCATCAGACACACTTTATTTCCTCCAATATCactcaactttaaatccattttatcctCAAGAATTTGAGCTTCTAAATCCTCCTCGAAAATCTCCTCCACTAGAATGAGAAAATTCCATCCCTATGCTGAAACTTATTCAACAacccatcattatcaaaaattGAAGCTCCCTCTAGACCTTCCAACAGGCATGGATCAgcataagataaatcccctatTTCATCATAGGAGCCAGAAACCTAcccatatttttttggaaatctaTCCAACAATAACCCCCCAGCACAATCAAAATCACTATTGTCATCACTTTCTAAATCTGAAACCTCATTTTAGCTTTTCTAATCTCATTTGAACCTACTGCAATCATCTCAACTTAGGAACTTTCACAATACTAAAGTCCCCTTTAAAACCTCTCCTTAGTACAGTAGTCGTTGACTCATCAAAATTTTCTCTCTTATCTTCAAATACCTTCTTCATTGCAACACCCAAACAGGCTGCCTTTCAATGAGCAAAAACCTTATTACCTTCAAATTTATCCATTTAAAGACAAAAAACAACACACTCCCCCAACGCTGCTTTTTTTCTACTCTTTTCCACACCACCTTCTAATACAATTTTGGAACTAGACACAATTTTATCACCACCTATTTCTATTAACATGTATGCATGTACATAATTACGTAATCACTTCAATTTAGATATGTCCGAAATCATGTAGATACGTAAATATACTATTGGTTACAtctatcatttgaaattaaacaaCATAATACGTAATTCTAAACTATAATgacattattaattaaaaaaactaaccttcctctagATGCAGAGCCAGAACCCAAATACTCGGAACGCGGCGTGTGatatcaaaccaactcaaaacataAACAATTATCTCATGTAAATCTCTTAAATGAAATATTCAcgttatttttctaaatattaaataacataCCCCATCACGATCCCTCTTAAATAGCCTCGCCTCGCCTTCGCCCGAGCCCGAACAGTCACCTGCACCTCGAACAGTCACCTGCCAACGCAACGGTCGTCTGCAAGCTCGAAGCTTCATCTGcaacttttcttctcttctcctctgcACGATTGTGTTCTGAGAAGGCTCAGGGAGGAATTCAGCGCGCAAAACAAATCTCAcaggttggacctgcgagatttaccacgtgtcacgaTCCCTCGGAATCTCGCAGCCACGCGTCGCCTATCCGCTCGATCTCTTCTCAAATCTCGTAGGTCCAACCTGCTCGATTCACCACGTGTCACGATCACTCGTAACCTCGCAGCCACGCGTCGCCTCTCCGTTCGATCGCTTCTCAAATCTCGCAGGTTGCACCTGCGAGATTTCTTCACCCATCGCCAcaccagtttaaatctcgcagcatgaagctgcgagattacgtgagtattattttgggaaaaaatttcctcTTCAGAgtattcttttatattttatttatttttaattataaaaagggaaaaaactcTCGTACCTAGCCCGTGCTATGTTTTTGTTCTTCCCCACACCATTCTAATCCCATATTAGTTTTCCTTAATTAGCGTTGACCTGCCGGCGGCCTGTTTATCGTTGTCTTTCGTCTGAGAATCTCTCTCTGTCCcgccccctctctctctctctctcactctcagtCTCAGGCTGTTTCTTTATGCCAAACAACCGTTATTACTCGCCGAGGCGCCGGTGCTTATGTGTGCCTTTTCACATTACGGAATCATTAATTTTCATTATGGAAATAGTTTTCCGACACCGCCACTACAGAGCAGGAGAATGTCACCGGTTTGGCATTTAGCATATTCAATGGTAGACTGTGATTACAGGCAACCGTGGTATACGATGATAAGAGCTCACGTAATACTAACAAATGTATAATTTATGAACTTATATTacctaatatttttctaaaacaaGTCAAATCAATTTTATTTTACTCATTCTAATGAACAACATGGAGTTTCAATATCACAACACCATGTATTCATCCTTTTCATAAACATATAGATTCAGCAGAGGGAGAGATGAATGAGCCTATCGTAATCAATGGTCTGTGCTTGATATTATTTTGAGAAGAAATTATTAAAGTAGGAGGTGAATTATAACATATTTTAGACagctaaacatttttaaaattttttaaataattttaaagttTTGACAATTAgttatatttttgaatttgtgtTGATTATTAATTAATAACTATTAACTTAAATTAAAATATTCTAAATTATCAATTTtacttttttgaaattttaaatatattgctTCAATTCAATCAAGTTTGTACATTTTTGGATCATTTTCTTagagagttattattattattattattatggttgtTATTGTTGTTTGTATGCACCCGTGTCCTTAATGTCCTTAATTTTTAGTGTAGAAAACTAAGAAATGAATTATACGCACTCCacatttaaattattaaatggCATTTACCCCTTAATTTTCACTTTGTAAAAGGCAACAAATGGGAGGGGTCAATTTCGTCATCTCGTTTATGAGAGGAAAATAAGAAAGAGTGTGAGTGGCATTTTTTGAGTGTTAATAGTGTCtttcattttaaattaataatatatttatttttaatatgaaaCAATCTTTTAATCACTTTAATTTAGATAATTGCATCAATTGAATAGTCCTACAATAGGGGTTTTAATTACTTTGTCATTAAAACAATTCATTTTTCTTATTTCATAAAACATGGCCCCTAAACAACAGTTGACTATTGACAAAAGTCAAAACCATTGCATTTATTTCCTTAAACATTACTCACATAGTATAATGCTTAGTCCCATTTGAttacttaaaaaaattaaatgggtTATAGCGAATTTAGGGAGAAAGCTTTGAATTGttcttaaaaatttttaattcagAAGTAtgagaaaatataatttatttaaataggTACTCGTTAAGaacccatttaaaaatataatttatttattttatatttttaaaaacatttcatataaagtgacataattttttataaaaaaaaaaccaacaatttttatttttttattaatatcttaacaaaaaaacataaaatgtagaaaACAGTACAcctctttaattaatattttttaatgtaatatataTCAAATTGAACAGCTCACCCGTCGGATACCCAACCCAAACCTGTctaacccgtttattaaatggatCGGGTTCGAGTTGATCCATTTATAAACAGGTCACCTTatgctaaacccaaacccaatttAAAATCACCCACCGGATTCTGATCCATTTGCCACCCCTACTCTCTATAAGATCTTTAAAGTGTCATGTGATGTTCGCATCTTAACCTCAAGAACGTTATGAGAATAGGTGCTTGGTTTTTTTATACTTACATTTTTTGGCAATCATTATTTGGAATGGAAATTTATCATATTagaattaaatattaaaaagtaAAAAGTCAATGATttgcaaaatttgaaatttatcaaatgtttgatttttgtattattttccttgataaataaataaaaattaagttcCGCAATTTCTTAAATGTTGcgtttgggagcatagattttggaccttaaatttggatttggatagatttgaataaattttaatataattttttattacatttttttcTAAATCTAATACAAATCCAAATAGAACACCTCTTCAAATATAGGGTTCATGTTTTTCAAACCCCAACGCTCGAAAACTAGAAACACCAAGTTATTCCTCAAGCTTGGCTTGATTAGAGGTAGTTCGATATTGGATTTTTTCTTATTTGTGCTGAATGCAAATAATATCTTTAAATACTACTAGCAAATTGTCTCATGTAAAATCTTATGATTTGTTTGTTATGCaataataaaatagataaaaataaaattagtctTTATAATTATGTATATTAGACATGATTTTTTATTCCAATTCATTTCATCTCAACAACTCAGTGTACCAAACACTGGAACAGTAATATTCTGTAATGGTAATATTTTAAGTGAACACGGATCCTTACCTCACCAGGTGTACCAAAGATAAAAGAGCCATCTTTGTTCTTCAAACCTGTCAACATAATGCAGAAATGCAAATGAGGAAACTTAGATGATGTGTAATTGTGTGTCATTCAAATCACAATGGCTTCTGTTGCCTTAAGGATCATTGCACAAATGTTAAAACACTGCCTGATTCTTGGACATTCTGAAATAGAAAAAAACCTTGAAAAAATATACAGCAGCCAGGTGCATCATTCATTCTATTGCTCTTCCTCTTGTGAatgtatattttttgtatttggGTTGATAAATCCATCTAACGGTCCTCGTATATCAGACCCATACACATGACCCATCTTGGTACGTTTTGTTTCCAAGTATCTCTTGTTTTCATCTGTAATGGGTGCCAATACAGGAACTCGTCCAACAACAGCTAAGCCATAGCCTTTCAGACCAGTGAGCTTGGCTGGATTGTTAGTCATCAGGTGCATAGTTCGAACTCCGATGTCTCTCAGAATCTGTCAGCATCCAATTGAAGAAGTAAGATATTGTGATAATGAAATAAATGACGACAAAATCACAAAAACACCATGGCATGATACCAATAATCTTTGCATGGCTGCATGCAAAGTAAAATATTTACCTATAGTCATATTTACTACATGTTTGGAAAATATTAAACAAATGGACTCGGGCAGAATAGAATTAAATTTAtcactcaatttttttaattcaaactTTCACTCCATTTCATTTCCTCGCCATTCCATTCCGCAAACAAAACAAGAGGTAAGTGTAAAATTTTAACACTTGAAAGTAACTTTTCTCAAATGGACTTCACATATTAGCATTACGTACAAAAAACATAGAAAATAATTAGCAACTCACCTGAGCAGCAATCCCATACTCACGTGCATCAACAGCTAGTCCAAGTTCGATGTTGGCTTCAACAGTGTCATGACCTTGATCCTGCAAATTATATGCCCGAAGTTTGTGACCCAGGCCAATCCCTCTTCCTTCATGACCTCTGAGGTAAACAACAACTCCTCTTCCAGCTTGTTCAATTAACAGCATTGCCAAATCCAACTGGTTGCCACAGTCACACCGAGCAGAACCAAATACATCCCCAGTTAGACACTCAGAATGGACCCTTACTAGAACATCTTGTCCATTTCCAATGCTGCCCTGATGCAAATAGAAGTAGCTTAACAGAAGATTGAAGCATCAAGTGCTCCCCAGTCAAATCAGTAGAGCCCTTTTTCAATAAAAAGCACACATTTACCTTTACAATGGCAAAATGTTCAGTTCCATCTAACTTTGATCGGTAGCAATAAGCTTGGAAAAGACACCATTTGGTTGGCAGGCGTGATACTACACTTCTTTCAACTAATTTTTCCCTCTTTCTCCTATACCTGCGAGCAGAATGAAAATGACATTTGTTCCTATaagcaaatgaaaatgacttGACTAAAAACCATTCTCGCATTCATATTCTGGGAGAAGTGAATATTACgagaaatatgaaaaaaaaaacagaccTAGACAAGGCCAAGGCAGAAGAATGTTTcagactaataataataatagtaataaatgcGAAAGGAAAGAGAACACAATTCTAAGGAACACCTGATCCCATCCTACCAAGAAATGTCTTCTCAATACCCCCAAcatgtggttcaggtggtagtgcggacAATGAAAGTGCCTTTCATGAGGTCAAGTGTTCAAACCCTTCCGGACTCATTTCCGTCcttgaactcctgaatttaccctccctttggagttgtgaagtcaacttcaaggggcgcaggattagtcacgtggaccgtaaaacggacgcatGGATACCTGGTGCGTATTCCAAAGAAATGTCTTCTCAATACACAATTACACCCTTAAGCTCCCTTATAGTAAACAGAGTAAAATTATATTGCTCACCTTATCAAGTCGGTGATTGAAATAACTAGAATGCCGTGCTCCAAGGACAACTTTCTTAAATCGGGCAAAGAAGCCATAGAACCATCATCTGCATCAACAACAGCTGAAAGAACAGAAACTGGATGCAAGCCAGCCAGCGCGACCAAATCTACGGAAGCCTCGGTATGACCAGCTCTCCTTAGTACCCCACCATTTCGATACTTGAGAGGAAAAACATGGCCTGGCCTTCTAAAATCTTCTGGCTTAGACCAAGGAGAAGACAGAGCAAGGACAGTCTTTGCCCTGTCCGCAGCTGATACACCAGTAGATGTGCAAGCTTTTGCATCCTAAAGAAATgatatattatatcttattgcaATATACGATATGTGATAAATCGGGTGATTATAGCGAGAAATACCACAGTGATGGTGAAAGAGGGGGCAGAAGAGTCTTCATCTTCATTCTCCGGTGACATTAGAGGGAGATTCAGCCTTTCAAGATCCTCCTCTTTCATTCCCACAGAAACAATCCCAGAACCATGCTTGACCAAAAAAGCCATCGCCTGAGGACTGGCAAAGGATGCTGCCATGACAAGGTTTCCTTCTGTGTCTCCATTTTCATCATCTACAACTATCACAAACTAGAAGAATTTGCAAAAGATGGACATTAACTGGTCATGCTTAAGATTTCGCAAAAATTTACACTAAAGCAAATTGCATTCATTACATATAAAACTGGCAGAAGCAACACACATGCTGCCATGCATCAGACTAATTATAGAGCACGACCGTATCAAAGAATTCCAAGAGAACTTTCTAGCAATTCCAACCTTTCCTAGCAGTAATGCATTAAGCGCTTGCTCGATTGAAGAGAACCCTTCAGAAGGACAGTCAGGATCCCCCTCAGCGTCGCTAACAAAAAAATCAATGGTTTCAGGTGTAATTTCAGCATCGACTGCTCGAAATCTTGCTGAAACCGACTCATCGAAACCACCCAACAAAGACCCATTATCATTTCCATTGAGAGACTTTAACAGGGGAGCTGAATCATGATCGAAGGCACCGGACAGAGACCCATTACCATTTTCCTTCAGAAAACTTTCGTCGAACACATTGCCAGCCCCAATCCGAGACACCCCAAGAGCCCAAGATGTAGAATCAAAGCACCTCTGCTTGTACAATCCGAATC
This region includes:
- the LOC131149643 gene encoding monofunctional riboflavin biosynthesis protein RIBA 3, chloroplastic, with the protein product MDCVIFPRLFVTSSSHRHFPTQSIGIRFGLYKQRCFDSTSWALGVSRIGAGNVFDESFLKENGNGSLSGAFDHDSAPLLKSLNGNDNGSLLGGFDESVSARFRAVDAEITPETIDFFVSDAEGDPDCPSEGFSSIEQALNALLLGKFVIVVDDENGDTEGNLVMAASFASPQAMAFLVKHGSGIVSVGMKEEDLERLNLPLMSPENEDEDSSAPSFTITVDAKACTSTGVSAADRAKTVLALSSPWSKPEDFRRPGHVFPLKYRNGGVLRRAGHTEASVDLVALAGLHPVSVLSAVVDADDGSMASLPDLRKLSLEHGILVISITDLIRYRRKREKLVERSVVSRLPTKWCLFQAYCYRSKLDGTEHFAIVKGSIGNGQDVLVRVHSECLTGDVFGSARCDCGNQLDLAMLLIEQAGRGVVVYLRGHEGRGIGLGHKLRAYNLQDQGHDTVEANIELGLAVDAREYGIAAQILRDIGVRTMHLMTNNPAKLTGLKGYGLAVVGRVPVLAPITDENKRYLETKRTKMGHVYGSDIRGPLDGFINPNTKNIHSQEEEQ